A DNA window from Nitrospirota bacterium contains the following coding sequences:
- a CDS encoding Clp1/GlmU family protein: MEIITEPEWDITVQSLLQHRGNAIVIGATDSGKSTLIRYLLKRMVSARTSACLIDADIGQSSLGIPGTICKKEFANEGDLDNFTHDKMIFVGTLNPAKSIPLMIGGVRKMSEICKQPSGITLIDTTGLVSGLAGESLKIGKMKAVRPMHLIAVQRGEEIEHLIEQTEGAIVHRIKASSAAKVRNAVTRSLYRKNKFETYFRESLLSDFLIYRNEAVLLYNSMPARNVSLFREGTLIGLNHDDDTIALGILDDVSDDAVTFRSPIGSSRKINRIIFGDIMHPDYL, encoded by the coding sequence ATGGAAATCATAACCGAACCCGAATGGGATATCACCGTTCAGAGTCTTCTGCAGCACAGGGGAAATGCGATTGTCATCGGGGCAACCGATTCCGGCAAATCTACTCTCATACGCTATCTTCTGAAAAGAATGGTCTCTGCCCGCACTTCCGCATGTCTTATTGATGCAGATATCGGGCAGTCGTCACTCGGTATTCCGGGAACGATCTGCAAGAAAGAGTTTGCCAATGAAGGAGATCTCGATAATTTTACCCACGACAAAATGATATTTGTCGGAACACTGAATCCAGCAAAATCTATCCCTCTGATGATCGGGGGGGTCAGGAAGATGTCTGAAATATGCAAACAGCCTTCAGGCATCACCCTTATCGATACCACTGGTCTTGTGAGCGGTCTCGCCGGCGAATCGCTGAAAATCGGCAAGATGAAAGCCGTCAGGCCTATGCATCTCATCGCTGTTCAGAGAGGGGAAGAAATCGAACATCTCATCGAACAGACAGAGGGTGCCATTGTCCACAGAATCAAGGCATCATCTGCTGCAAAGGTGCGAAATGCTGTGACTCGCAGCCTGTACCGGAAGAACAAGTTTGAAACGTATTTCCGTGAATCTCTGTTATCTGACTTTCTCATTTACAGGAATGAGGCGGTTTTACTGTACAACAGCATGCCTGCGCGGAACGTTTCCCTGTTCAGGGAGGGAACACTGATCGGTCTCAACCATGATGACGACACAATAGCACTGGGAATTCTCGATGACGTTTCCGATGATGCAGTTACGTTCAGGTCACCTATCGGATCATCAAGAAAAATAAACCGGATTATATTCGGTGATATCATGCATCCTGATTATCTGTAA
- a CDS encoding ferritin-like domain-containing protein → MKKSELIEMLKKDLADEHAAIIRYLVHGWLEGEDTPIGASLISRSREEMWHMHWLGMIICKLGGEPDFKPAPYPYDPTNRATIFKSYVAYEEKLVPHYNGQAGRVDDPHIKRVLQREAWESAYHAKKFQRILNKLTPVQAKGVPGGEKELPDGLLNLLQKEVSGKYNEMLQHIRYSWTFQKKGLMAWNLMDQAMEKMKQVAHFAEDIGANGIDVKFKPGKLDLTMAVNKALIKASDDAKKAYRRHVKLMKDSEIQKHGGMAVNLDLTVRQEQFQAEELSDTVTGT, encoded by the coding sequence ATGAAGAAAAGCGAATTAATTGAAATGCTGAAGAAAGACCTCGCAGATGAGCATGCGGCCATTATACGCTACCTTGTACACGGATGGCTTGAGGGAGAGGATACGCCTATCGGAGCAAGCCTGATATCCAGATCCAGAGAAGAGATGTGGCATATGCACTGGCTGGGGATGATAATCTGCAAACTGGGCGGAGAACCCGACTTCAAGCCGGCTCCTTACCCATACGATCCCACGAACAGGGCGACTATTTTCAAATCCTATGTTGCATATGAGGAAAAGCTGGTTCCTCATTACAACGGTCAGGCTGGGCGGGTCGACGATCCCCACATCAAGAGAGTCTTGCAGCGCGAGGCATGGGAATCCGCGTATCATGCAAAGAAATTTCAGCGTATACTGAACAAACTGACTCCCGTGCAGGCTAAAGGAGTTCCGGGTGGAGAAAAAGAACTTCCGGACGGACTCCTCAATCTCCTGCAGAAGGAAGTAAGCGGCAAATACAATGAAATGCTGCAGCATATCCGCTATTCATGGACTTTCCAGAAAAAGGGACTTATGGCCTGGAACCTCATGGATCAGGCGATGGAGAAGATGAAACAGGTAGCGCATTTTGCAGAAGACATCGGCGCAAACGGCATTGATGTGAAATTCAAGCCAGGCAAGCTGGATCTGACTATGGCTGTCAATAAAGCGCTTATAAAGGCCTCAGATGATGCAAAAAAAGCTTACAGGCGACACGTAAAGCTCATGAAAGACAGTGAAATACAGAAACACGGGGGGATGGCTGTCAATCTCGATCTCACTGTCCGGCAGGAACAGTTCCAGGCAGAGGAGCTGTCGGACACCGTGACGGGAACGTAA